In Mycobacterium stomatepiae, the following are encoded in one genomic region:
- a CDS encoding alpha/beta fold hydrolase: MDIFAQWQQGGTELRWRSTTAANDGQEVAVFSRRCGTPGAPALVLVHGFPTSSIDYFDLARELSSDFDIYVLDFPGYGLSDKPPEPYVYSLYDDARLLVHAITDVWKLTEFRMLTHDRGSSVGMIALGMLAALDPPVAPLDLIVTNANIYLPLANLTLFQTALLDPETGRATAAATTPETLAAGMGASTFMPRRKLTDPEIAALARCFAHNDGIRVLPDTIQYLNERADDETSWLEALSNSQVNTTVVWGLHDSVAPLRVPNHVWQTYLKAKPGRNRYWVVPGADHYVQCDAPRQLAQIVLLTVQEEDISLSTLGNQPDGAVLVDQSVL, translated from the coding sequence TTGGACATCTTCGCGCAGTGGCAACAGGGTGGTACCGAGCTTCGCTGGCGGTCGACTACCGCCGCCAACGACGGGCAGGAAGTCGCGGTGTTCAGTCGCCGCTGCGGCACACCCGGGGCACCGGCACTGGTGCTCGTTCACGGCTTTCCGACGTCGAGCATCGACTACTTCGATCTGGCGCGCGAGCTGAGCTCCGATTTCGACATCTACGTGTTGGATTTTCCCGGTTATGGCTTGTCGGACAAGCCGCCGGAGCCGTACGTCTATTCGTTGTACGACGATGCACGTCTGCTCGTGCACGCGATCACCGACGTGTGGAAGCTGACCGAATTTCGGATGCTCACCCACGATCGCGGCAGCAGCGTCGGCATGATCGCGCTGGGCATGTTGGCCGCGCTGGACCCGCCGGTGGCCCCGCTCGATCTCATCGTGACCAATGCCAACATCTACCTTCCGCTGGCGAATCTAACGCTGTTCCAAACCGCGCTACTCGATCCCGAGACAGGGCGCGCCACCGCGGCAGCGACCACACCGGAGACCCTGGCGGCCGGCATGGGGGCCAGTACCTTCATGCCGAGGAGGAAATTGACCGACCCCGAAATCGCCGCGCTGGCCAGGTGCTTTGCCCACAACGACGGAATCCGGGTGCTGCCGGACACGATCCAGTATCTGAACGAGCGTGCCGACGACGAAACCAGTTGGCTTGAAGCACTTTCCAACAGCCAAGTGAACACCACCGTGGTGTGGGGACTGCACGACAGCGTCGCGCCGCTACGCGTCCCGAACCACGTTTGGCAGACGTACCTCAAGGCCAAGCCCGGTCGAAATCGCTACTGGGTGGTGCCGGGTGCCGATCATTACGTGCAGTGCGACGCGCCCCGGCAATTGGCTCAGATCGTCCTGCTGACCGTCCAAGAAGAAGACATTTCGCTGAGCACACTCGGAAACCAGCCCGACGGCGCGGTTCTGGTGGATCAAAGCGTTCTTTAA
- a CDS encoding lipoprotein LpqH gives MKNPDTRRRIGRCGAGLGVLVLAAGLSACSRDGGKPASGASSSPAPSNTTVMLDQHSHTITSKVACTSSASAPHATPPESGDLTTRITVHDDAASLSFALSDEKPPSVDGFSISLKVGNGQYQLPYQPTQSVNQVIVAKDGKSYTITGNGQGTMPGQNGMRQITFGIHVTCP, from the coding sequence ATGAAGAATCCGGACACTCGGCGGCGAATCGGCCGTTGTGGTGCCGGGCTCGGCGTGCTCGTGTTGGCCGCCGGCCTGTCGGCCTGTTCCCGCGATGGTGGCAAACCCGCTTCTGGGGCGAGCTCGAGTCCGGCGCCGTCAAACACCACCGTGATGCTGGATCAGCACTCGCACACGATCACCTCGAAAGTCGCCTGCACCAGTTCGGCCTCCGCGCCGCACGCAACGCCCCCGGAGTCGGGGGATCTGACGACGCGCATCACCGTTCACGACGACGCGGCGTCGCTGTCATTCGCGCTGTCGGACGAAAAGCCGCCAAGCGTTGACGGCTTTTCGATTTCACTGAAGGTCGGAAACGGTCAGTACCAGCTGCCCTATCAACCGACCCAATCCGTGAACCAGGTGATCGTCGCCAAAGACGGCAAGAGCTACACGATCACCGGCAATGGCCAGGGGACCATGCCCGGCCAAAACGGTATGCGACAGATCACATTCGGGATACATGTGACCTGTCCGTGA
- a CDS encoding LLM class F420-dependent oxidoreductase — protein MSTPSAKLSVSTPVVITLPQISAPWERDASIEDLAQIAESADRLGYHHLTCSEHIALPVVLEQQHRGTRYWDPLATLGYLAARTQRIRLATNVLVLAYHHPLEIAKRYGTLDKVSNGRLILGVGVGSLKEEFELLGIPFDDRGPRGDDALRALRAALSVPEPAYHGEFYSFDGMVVDPCAVQDHVPIWIGGRTLRSLRRALTLADGWTPFNVTLPQAREWLGRFELPAGFEVVLPPPAPLDPINDPERTRELLAETAAHGATTVSAWFRHKSLQHYLENLQPLAEVHSPGGSA, from the coding sequence ATGAGCACCCCGTCCGCAAAGCTGTCGGTGTCCACACCGGTGGTGATCACGCTGCCCCAGATCAGTGCCCCCTGGGAGCGCGACGCATCGATCGAGGACCTGGCTCAGATCGCCGAATCCGCGGACCGGCTGGGCTATCACCATCTGACCTGCAGCGAGCACATTGCGCTGCCGGTGGTGCTCGAACAGCAACACCGCGGCACGCGGTATTGGGATCCGCTGGCGACGTTGGGCTACCTGGCCGCCCGCACCCAGCGAATACGGCTAGCTACCAACGTATTGGTGCTTGCCTACCACCACCCGCTCGAAATCGCCAAGCGTTACGGCACATTGGACAAAGTCAGCAATGGCCGGCTCATTCTCGGCGTCGGCGTCGGCAGCCTCAAAGAGGAATTCGAGCTCCTCGGAATTCCTTTCGACGACCGCGGACCGCGCGGTGACGATGCGCTGCGGGCGCTGCGGGCAGCCTTGTCGGTCCCCGAGCCCGCCTATCACGGCGAGTTCTATTCGTTCGACGGCATGGTCGTCGACCCGTGCGCGGTCCAGGATCACGTTCCGATCTGGATCGGCGGACGCACGTTACGGTCGCTGCGCCGCGCCCTGACCCTGGCCGACGGGTGGACACCATTCAATGTGACGCTGCCGCAGGCCCGAGAATGGTTGGGTCGCTTCGAACTTCCGGCCGGATTCGAGGTGGTGCTGCCGCCGCCCGCGCCGCTGGACCCGATCAACGATCCCGAACGCACCCGCGAGCTACTCGCCGAGACCGCCGCGCATGGCGCGACCACCGTCAGCGCGTGGTTCAGACACAAGTCGCTGCAGCATTACCTAGAAAACCTGCAGCCGCTGGCCGAGGTTCATTCCCCCGGCGGTTCCGCGTGA
- a CDS encoding SDR family NAD(P)-dependent oxidoreductase produces the protein MTGRLAGKVAIVTGASTGLGPVLGSVLVREGARVLLAARREELVREAAAAAGSGAIAMRADVTDEQDVAAMVAHAVDEFGQVDILCNNAAAPGQDRWIWEQTLENWNPTIAIDVTAAMLCTREVLNQSMLKRRSGVILNFSSTAGYHGIVRKTHYVTAKASLRAFTKTVALEVGPHGIRCNCIVPGAIDTDLYRNWLQRTANEQSVEVETVRAKSLKDVALRDISSPDDVANLALFLASDESRTITGQSIPVDARGYMQG, from the coding sequence ATGACGGGCCGGTTGGCGGGCAAGGTGGCGATTGTCACCGGGGCAAGCACCGGCCTGGGGCCCGTTTTAGGATCGGTACTCGTCCGCGAAGGCGCACGGGTACTGCTGGCTGCGCGGCGCGAGGAGCTGGTCCGCGAAGCCGCCGCGGCGGCCGGATCCGGCGCTATCGCGATGCGAGCCGACGTCACCGACGAGCAAGACGTCGCCGCGATGGTGGCACACGCGGTCGACGAGTTCGGACAGGTCGACATCCTGTGCAACAACGCCGCCGCCCCGGGACAAGACCGCTGGATTTGGGAACAGACGCTTGAAAACTGGAACCCCACCATCGCGATCGACGTCACCGCCGCGATGCTGTGTACCCGCGAAGTGCTCAACCAGTCGATGCTGAAACGCCGCTCGGGAGTCATCCTGAACTTCTCCTCCACCGCGGGTTACCACGGCATCGTCCGCAAAACCCACTACGTCACCGCGAAGGCATCGTTGCGTGCCTTCACCAAAACCGTCGCGCTCGAGGTCGGGCCGCACGGCATCAGGTGCAATTGCATCGTGCCGGGAGCCATCGACACTGATCTATATCGCAATTGGTTACAGCGAACGGCCAACGAACAAAGCGTCGAGGTCGAGACCGTGCGGGCAAAGTCGCTCAAAGACGTCGCCCTCCGCGATATTTCGTCGCCCGACGACGTGGCCAACCTGGCATTGTTCCTGGCCAGTGACGAGAGTCGAACCATCACAGGGCAATCGATCCCCGTCGATGCCAGAGGGTACATGCAGGGATGA
- a CDS encoding TetR/AcrR family transcriptional regulator, giving the protein MVATGNPVTTTASARRAYGGLDRDEVIVALRDLAKRVGVQRVTMRELAAELGAAVPSVYYYVPSKQAALELVAESVLAEIPLPDDGAWDTRLIELYCAAREMILAVPGVASILQTSTGNEPARRLDRHSCNLLAESGLPKAAAAAAHTVLYTYLLGSIALEETRAEITTPRARRQTASHFRAGLDVIVAGIKASA; this is encoded by the coding sequence GTGGTAGCCACGGGAAATCCGGTCACGACGACGGCTAGCGCACGCCGCGCTTACGGGGGACTCGATCGCGACGAGGTGATCGTCGCTTTGCGTGACCTCGCGAAGCGCGTCGGCGTGCAGCGCGTGACAATGCGCGAACTGGCCGCCGAACTCGGCGCCGCCGTGCCCTCGGTGTACTACTACGTCCCCAGTAAGCAGGCGGCTCTCGAGCTGGTTGCCGAGTCGGTATTAGCCGAGATTCCACTCCCGGATGACGGGGCCTGGGACACTCGCCTCATCGAGCTCTATTGTGCCGCAAGGGAAATGATCCTCGCTGTACCCGGTGTCGCGAGCATCTTGCAGACCAGCACCGGCAACGAGCCGGCTCGCCGGCTCGATCGGCACAGCTGCAACCTGCTCGCCGAGTCGGGACTTCCGAAAGCCGCTGCCGCCGCAGCCCATACGGTTTTGTATACGTACCTGCTGGGCTCGATAGCGCTGGAGGAAACTCGCGCCGAAATCACCACCCCCCGTGCTAGACGCCAGACCGCCAGCCACTTTCGTGCCGGGTTGGATGTGATCGTTGCCGGAATCAAGGCTTCCGCGTAG
- a CDS encoding alpha/beta hydrolase gives MLEVIEKAPGRDVGKPPVLFVHGAWYWDEHFLDFFAEKGYPSLAVSLRGHGKSVDPKRNHFCSIADYVDDVASVAKSLPTPPIVVGHSMGGFVVQKYLESHDAPAAVLLASVPPRGVTLFMLRRGKQHRWHTVRTLLTTKSLHLIGATPELAREHFYSRFTPEDDVVRYSAPLGEEYAGRWFLDMLFLNLPTPDRVDTPVLVLGAENDGCFTQREVHQTARAYRTQAEIFPDMGHNMMVEPEWAQVAERIHAWLEATSSRTTRQPFDAAEERRA, from the coding sequence ATGCTCGAAGTGATCGAAAAAGCGCCGGGCCGCGACGTCGGAAAGCCGCCGGTGCTTTTCGTGCACGGCGCCTGGTACTGGGACGAGCACTTCTTGGACTTCTTCGCCGAAAAGGGTTATCCATCGCTGGCGGTAAGTCTTCGCGGCCACGGTAAGAGCGTCGATCCCAAACGAAATCACTTCTGTTCGATCGCGGATTACGTCGACGATGTCGCTTCCGTTGCCAAGAGCCTGCCCACACCGCCGATAGTGGTCGGCCACTCCATGGGCGGCTTCGTGGTTCAGAAGTACCTGGAATCACACGATGCCCCGGCCGCTGTGTTGCTCGCTTCCGTACCGCCGCGCGGCGTCACCTTGTTCATGTTGCGCAGAGGCAAACAGCATCGGTGGCATACCGTCCGAACGTTGTTGACTACCAAGTCATTACATCTGATCGGTGCCACACCCGAATTAGCGCGCGAGCACTTCTATTCTCGATTCACCCCGGAGGACGACGTGGTGCGCTACAGCGCACCGCTGGGGGAAGAATATGCGGGCCGGTGGTTCCTCGACATGCTGTTTCTCAATCTTCCCACGCCGGATCGCGTCGACACTCCCGTGCTGGTCCTGGGCGCCGAAAACGACGGCTGCTTCACGCAGCGCGAAGTACATCAGACCGCACGCGCCTATCGCACCCAAGCAGAGATCTTTCCCGACATGGGCCACAACATGATGGTCGAACCCGAATGGGCCCAGGTGGCCGAACGGATTCACGCGTGGCTTGAAGCGACCTCATCCCGTACGACACGGCAGCCGTTTGATGCCGCGGAAGAACGACGAGCGTAA
- a CDS encoding 5'-methylthioadenosine/S-adenosylhomocysteine nucleosidase family protein, with the protein MTVDPSEQHTLVLTAFPVEADAVLSHTTLDVDPVVIADRRHFYLGSIRGKKVIVAMTGIGLVNATETTETALAHFSSTVGAVVFSGVAGGAGRTGIADVAIPARWTLDNGTTFRPVDAGMLAAAETLSVALESTRRMRHEPLLLVGGDGCSYDNNNGQAFPGIPHGGGVFGCLPRTAPDRSFFYAGNFFQAAWPWLRHGLISNAKVLAAADPAFDATDSETAAAQAVADGHGVPFLGIRGMSDGPGDPLRLPGFPFQFFIYKRVAAVNAARVTAAFLGRWPGA; encoded by the coding sequence GTGACGGTGGATCCATCCGAACAGCACACGCTGGTCCTCACGGCCTTTCCTGTCGAGGCCGATGCGGTGCTGTCTCATACCACGCTCGACGTTGACCCGGTGGTGATCGCCGACCGTCGGCACTTCTACCTCGGCTCGATCCGCGGCAAGAAGGTCATCGTTGCGATGACCGGTATCGGCCTGGTCAACGCGACCGAGACCACTGAGACCGCATTAGCCCATTTCTCCAGTACCGTTGGCGCAGTGGTATTTTCGGGTGTTGCTGGCGGGGCCGGACGCACCGGCATTGCCGATGTCGCCATCCCGGCGCGATGGACGCTGGACAACGGCACGACGTTTCGTCCGGTCGATGCCGGCATGCTGGCCGCCGCCGAGACCCTTTCCGTCGCACTGGAGAGCACCAGGCGAATGCGGCATGAGCCGTTACTGCTGGTCGGCGGCGACGGCTGCAGCTACGACAACAACAACGGGCAGGCATTCCCGGGTATCCCGCACGGCGGCGGGGTGTTCGGCTGCCTACCGCGAACCGCGCCCGATCGCTCATTCTTTTACGCCGGCAACTTCTTTCAGGCGGCGTGGCCGTGGCTGAGGCACGGCCTGATCAGCAATGCGAAGGTGCTGGCGGCGGCGGATCCGGCCTTCGATGCGACGGACAGCGAGACGGCGGCGGCGCAGGCCGTCGCGGACGGGCACGGCGTGCCGTTCCTGGGCATCCGCGGCATGTCCGACGGACCGGGTGATCCACTTCGCCTGCCGGGCTTTCCGTTTCAGTTCTTCATCTACAAGAGGGTCGCCGCCGTCAATGCCGCGCGAGTGACGGCGGCCTTTCTCGGGCGTTGGCCCGGCGCGTGA
- a CDS encoding sulfurtransferase: MEGRDGVLITATELAELIEAGDPLTILDVRWRLDEPDGRAAYTDGHLPGAVYVSLDDDLSDHTVTGRGRHPLPSGRSLEAAARRWGIQQDSLVVVYDDWNRAGSARAWWVLTAAGLMNVRILDGGLGAWRAAGQDLETGPVTPAPGNVTVPHDDLYAGALPTLTAEQAGAGTLTLIDARAPERYRGDTEPVDAVAGHIPGARNLPSGSVLAADGTFLGDLALAQQLSDRGIDQAGPLGAYCGSGVTAAIVVAALTAMGRETALYPGSWSEWSSDPSHPVARGSE, encoded by the coding sequence GTGGAAGGGCGCGACGGGGTGCTGATCACCGCCACGGAGCTGGCCGAACTGATCGAAGCCGGCGATCCGCTGACCATTTTGGATGTGCGTTGGCGGCTCGACGAGCCCGACGGGCGAGCGGCCTATACCGACGGCCACCTCCCGGGCGCGGTCTACGTGTCGCTCGACGACGACCTCAGCGATCACACCGTGACCGGGCGCGGCCGCCACCCGCTGCCGTCGGGGCGCAGCCTGGAGGCCGCCGCGCGCCGCTGGGGTATCCAGCAGGACTCGTTGGTCGTGGTCTATGACGACTGGAATCGGGCGGGTTCCGCGCGAGCGTGGTGGGTCCTGACTGCGGCCGGGCTCATGAATGTCCGCATCCTCGATGGCGGCCTGGGCGCATGGCGGGCGGCCGGGCAAGACCTCGAGACCGGCCCGGTCACTCCGGCGCCGGGCAATGTCACTGTGCCCCATGATGATTTGTACGCCGGAGCCCTGCCCACCCTGACGGCCGAACAAGCCGGCGCGGGCACCCTGACGCTGATCGACGCGCGCGCACCGGAGCGCTATCGCGGCGACACCGAGCCTGTCGATGCCGTCGCGGGCCACATCCCCGGAGCGAGGAATCTGCCCAGCGGCTCGGTGCTGGCGGCCGACGGCACCTTTCTCGGCGATTTGGCGTTGGCCCAGCAGTTGTCCGACCGCGGCATCGACCAGGCCGGCCCGCTGGGCGCCTACTGCGGCTCGGGCGTGACGGCCGCGATCGTCGTCGCGGCGCTTACGGCGATGGGACGCGAGACGGCGCTGTATCCGGGCTCGTGGTCCGAGTGGTCTTCGGATCCGAGTCACCCCGTCGCGCGCGGCTCCGAATAG
- a CDS encoding glycosyltransferase, producing MRVVQVANFYGPRSGGLRTAVDRLGAEYSASGHEVFLIVPGPRSGRTLLPTGVVRITMPAWLIPFTGGYRAVMPGPVKGLLEALQPDALEVSDRLTLRSLGRWGREHGATTVMISHERLDRLTGQVLPRRPARSLADFANGRTAADYDTVVCTTGFAREEFDRIGAKNVVTVPLGVDLKTFHPSRHSPLVRRQWATPNQLLLVHCGRLSVEKRADRSIDALAALCDFGVDARLVVMGEGPMRAKLQRQATGLPIDFTGFVSNRDTVAGLLASADVTLAPGPHETFGLAALESLACGTPAVVSRTSALTEIITPDSGAWTDNHPEAIARAVGTVISLPEYHHRTCARRRAENFTWQRAAAGMLATLGPVIGGPDDDTENTA from the coding sequence ATGCGCGTTGTACAGGTCGCCAACTTCTATGGCCCGCGGTCCGGCGGCCTTCGTACCGCGGTGGATCGATTGGGTGCGGAATACAGCGCCAGCGGCCACGAAGTGTTTTTGATCGTTCCCGGTCCGCGTTCGGGGCGTACCCTGCTGCCGACGGGTGTGGTCCGAATCACCATGCCCGCCTGGTTGATTCCCTTTACCGGGGGTTACCGAGCGGTGATGCCGGGTCCCGTCAAGGGACTGCTGGAAGCTCTGCAACCCGATGCGCTCGAAGTTTCCGACCGGCTCACATTGAGGTCACTCGGGCGGTGGGGCCGCGAACACGGCGCCACAACCGTGATGATTTCGCATGAGCGTCTGGATCGCCTTACCGGACAGGTACTTCCGCGTCGGCCGGCGCGCAGCCTCGCCGATTTCGCCAATGGCCGCACCGCCGCCGACTACGACACTGTGGTCTGCACTACCGGTTTCGCACGCGAGGAATTCGACCGTATCGGCGCCAAGAACGTCGTCACCGTACCGCTGGGTGTGGACCTGAAAACCTTCCATCCGAGTCGGCACTCTCCCCTGGTTCGCCGGCAATGGGCCACTCCCAATCAGCTCCTGTTGGTCCACTGTGGCCGGTTGTCGGTGGAGAAGCGGGCGGATCGCAGCATCGATGCGCTGGCCGCGCTGTGCGACTTCGGCGTCGACGCCCGACTGGTCGTGATGGGCGAGGGGCCGATGCGGGCCAAGCTGCAGCGACAAGCTACCGGGCTGCCGATCGACTTCACCGGATTCGTCTCCAACCGGGACACCGTCGCCGGGCTGCTGGCCTCGGCGGACGTCACCCTGGCGCCGGGGCCGCATGAGACGTTCGGGTTGGCCGCGCTGGAATCGCTGGCCTGCGGCACGCCGGCGGTGGTCTCCCGCACCTCAGCGCTCACCGAGATCATCACTCCGGACAGCGGCGCGTGGACCGACAACCATCCGGAGGCCATTGCCAGAGCGGTCGGCACGGTCATCAGCCTGCCCGAGTATCACCACCGGACGTGCGCGCGGCGCCGGGCGGAGAACTTCACCTGGCAGCGGGCTGCGGCCGGCATGCTGGCGACATTGGGGCCGGTCATCGGCGGGCCGGACGACGACACCGAGAACACCGCCTAG
- the budA gene encoding acetolactate decarboxylase — MNAYDHFRHWAATLLEHQRAKDGAEVYQFSTISALLEGIYDGDVTVAEILRHGDFGLGTFNHLDGEMVIVDGVCYRLRPDGTATRAAQNDRSPFAAVTRFHADFEIDIESRTGQADVLGAIDREIESANLIYAIRVTGQFADLHTRTVMEQHPPYPPLTEATEGQAETRFTDVTGVLVGFRTPQFQQGISVAGYHLHFLNSDRTAGGHVLDFTLQRGKAAVSGASQLHLSLPTSGAFLDARLSGDNLSEQIGKAEGGGRRDEDRG; from the coding sequence ATGAACGCGTACGACCACTTCCGCCACTGGGCCGCAACACTTCTCGAACATCAGCGCGCCAAAGACGGCGCCGAGGTCTACCAATTCTCGACGATCAGCGCCCTGCTCGAGGGCATCTACGACGGCGACGTCACCGTCGCCGAGATCCTGCGCCACGGCGACTTCGGCTTGGGCACCTTCAACCACCTCGACGGCGAGATGGTCATCGTCGACGGCGTCTGCTATCGCTTGCGTCCCGACGGAACCGCCACTCGCGCAGCACAAAACGATCGCAGTCCATTCGCCGCGGTGACCCGTTTTCACGCCGATTTCGAGATCGACATCGAATCCCGCACCGGGCAAGCCGATGTCCTCGGCGCGATCGACCGCGAGATCGAAAGCGCCAACCTGATCTACGCGATCCGAGTCACCGGGCAGTTCGCCGACCTGCACACCCGCACGGTCATGGAGCAGCATCCGCCTTATCCACCGCTGACCGAAGCCACCGAAGGCCAGGCCGAAACCCGATTCACCGATGTGACCGGTGTTCTGGTCGGCTTCCGCACCCCGCAATTCCAGCAGGGTATCTCGGTGGCCGGGTATCACCTGCACTTCCTCAACAGCGATCGCACGGCTGGCGGCCACGTGCTCGATTTCACCCTGCAGCGCGGAAAGGCCGCGGTCAGCGGCGCATCACAACTGCATCTGAGCCTGCCGACCTCCGGAGCGTTTCTCGATGCCCGGCTTTCCGGGGACAACCTGTCCGAGCAGATCGGCAAGGCGGAGGGCGGCGGCCGACGTGACGAGGACCGCGGTTAG
- the alsS gene encoding acetolactate synthase AlsS, with product MSTNPVRSAQKVVDVLSAQGVEYVFGVPGAKIDAVYDALVDGGPKLVVCRHEQNAAFIAGAIGRLTGTPGVVLVTSGPGTTNLVTGLLTANTEQDPVVALCGAVGRKDRLKRTHQSMDAAALLRTVTKYTGEVNDPDNIAEAVVGAFRAAVTEPRGAAAVVLPADVLAAPTSDGITARMPIPPLASAPTDAIAKASELIRAARRPALLVGIRGADPDSCAALRQLVAGTGLPVVETFQAAGVISRELEDNFLGRVGLFRNQPGDVIVAHCDVLITVGYDAVEYDPVLWNSDVERTLVHVDSIPAEIDNHYQPTCELLGNVADTLKALAGNLTGLILTDDYRVGIAEQRKALADIDLAECSHESGGAGLNPVAVLLRLREELDDEATITCDIGSVYIYLDRHFRVYEPRRLLFSNGQQTLGVALPWAMAACLVRPGTHVVSVSGDGGFLFSAQELETATRLGLTFTHIILRDNAYDMVAFQEVLKYGRTSGVQLGDYDIVCYAATFGAHGYRVNTLEEFATTLRRALAEDGPSLIDVPVDYSRNTELAAHLHDDAFE from the coding sequence ATGTCCACGAACCCCGTGCGCAGCGCGCAAAAGGTCGTCGATGTGTTGTCGGCGCAGGGGGTCGAATACGTCTTCGGCGTGCCCGGCGCCAAGATCGACGCCGTGTACGACGCGCTGGTCGACGGCGGGCCAAAACTGGTGGTGTGCCGCCACGAACAGAACGCGGCATTCATCGCCGGTGCGATCGGTCGCCTCACCGGCACCCCGGGCGTCGTGCTGGTGACGTCCGGCCCGGGAACCACCAATCTCGTGACGGGGCTGCTGACCGCGAACACCGAGCAGGATCCCGTCGTCGCGTTATGCGGGGCAGTCGGCCGCAAGGACCGTCTCAAGCGCACCCATCAGTCCATGGACGCCGCGGCACTGCTCAGAACGGTCACCAAATACACCGGCGAGGTCAACGACCCGGACAACATCGCCGAGGCCGTCGTCGGCGCCTTTCGCGCCGCCGTGACCGAGCCACGCGGCGCGGCCGCCGTCGTGCTGCCCGCCGACGTCCTGGCCGCACCCACCAGCGACGGAATCACGGCCCGCATGCCGATCCCCCCGCTGGCCAGCGCCCCCACCGATGCGATCGCCAAAGCAAGCGAGCTGATCCGCGCCGCACGTCGCCCGGCACTGCTGGTCGGGATCCGCGGCGCCGACCCCGACAGCTGCGCCGCGCTGCGCCAGCTGGTCGCCGGCACCGGCCTGCCCGTCGTCGAGACATTCCAGGCGGCCGGCGTGATCTCCCGCGAACTCGAGGACAACTTCCTCGGCCGCGTCGGCCTGTTCCGCAACCAGCCCGGCGACGTGATCGTCGCCCATTGCGACGTCTTGATCACGGTCGGATACGACGCCGTCGAATACGACCCGGTGCTGTGGAACAGCGACGTCGAACGCACCCTCGTGCACGTCGACTCGATCCCCGCCGAGATCGACAATCACTATCAGCCGACCTGCGAGCTGCTCGGCAATGTCGCGGACACGCTAAAAGCGTTGGCCGGCAACCTGACCGGCCTCATCTTGACGGACGACTATCGAGTTGGGATCGCCGAGCAGCGAAAAGCATTGGCGGACATCGACCTAGCCGAGTGCAGCCACGAGTCTGGCGGCGCCGGACTCAACCCGGTAGCCGTGCTCTTGCGGCTGCGCGAAGAACTTGACGACGAGGCAACCATCACCTGCGACATCGGCTCGGTCTACATCTACCTGGACCGCCACTTCCGGGTCTACGAACCCCGACGGCTGTTGTTCTCCAACGGCCAACAAACCCTGGGCGTCGCGTTGCCGTGGGCGATGGCCGCATGCCTGGTGCGGCCCGGCACGCACGTGGTGTCCGTGTCCGGTGACGGCGGATTCCTGTTCTCCGCCCAAGAACTCGAAACCGCGACCCGGCTGGGATTGACGTTCACGCACATCATCCTGCGCGACAACGCCTACGACATGGTGGCTTTTCAGGAAGTCCTGAAGTATGGGCGCACCTCCGGTGTGCAGCTCGGCGACTACGATATCGTTTGCTACGCAGCGACATTCGGAGCCCACGGATACCGCGTGAATACTCTCGAGGAATTCGCTACCACATTGCGCCGGGCTCTCGCCGAGGACGGCCCCTCGTTGATCGACGTCCCCGTAGACTACAGCCGCAATACCGAACTCGCGGCGCATCTGCACGACGACGCATTCGAGTAA